Proteins encoded together in one Salvelinus fontinalis isolate EN_2023a chromosome 6, ASM2944872v1, whole genome shotgun sequence window:
- the LOC129857069 gene encoding extracellular matrix protein 1-like, whose protein sequence is MGWSWALACWCALVLVCASEDNRSLPDLLQREASIDIEDFLQREIQLEPDMTQREITLHLDTDFTPGVRPMAGPRLFGDSHPSVLFPPGRPSPKNLQAICLHSSHRPRYPAYSLPRNGGGHFRRRAEAVNRVESWYSACCHGNGTQQVQEVTLCCLTQAWEQTLSTFCTIESSVKTRQHHCCQKEGGARLSCFHRESPNPTYLPTTPIPEPGFTFNPNTCHKSQPGLCAARGEKHKKSPQATPRDSDISFPPGRPTSDNIELVCCLHNRRPLSTTKYLPRTGFGWLARQSKAMNRLERGFKHCCKGQEDVLPCAEGKWREVLDRFCEEEQKGRLRNSSCCDVGEGEDRYTCFSSRAPHPDYDQKLDSAAPQTHTLGHICETYKIIKKFPLDLPVQNLVGQCCSLPSDQRTACVQIQLVMLSQRRCLEGKPSSSAVLQKSCPSSSFSQDSPMCLSRLLMNAITKATKSPPLRKRKFLLT, encoded by the exons ATGGGTTGGTCTTGGGCTCTAGCCTGCTGGTGTGCATTAGTGTTGGTGTGCGCGTCTGAAG ataacagatcccttcCTGACCTGTTACAGAGAGAGGCCTCCATTGACATAGAGGATTTCCTGCAAA GGGAGATTCAGTTGGAGCCTGATATGACCCAGAGGGAGATCACCCTGCACCTGGACACAGACTTTACACCTGGAGTTCGGCCAATGGCTGGGCCTCGCTTGTTTGGGGATTCCCACCCCAGTGTCCTCTTCCCCCCCGGCCGGCCCTCCCCTAAGAACCTCCAGGCCATCTGTCTCCATAGCAGCCATCGTCCCCGGTACCCTGCCTACTCCCTTCCCCGGAACGGAGGAGGCCACTTTCGTCGTCGAGCTGAAGCAGTCAACCGGGTAGAGTCCTGGTACAGCGCATGTTGCCATGGGAACGGGACACAGCAGGTCCAGGAAGTGACGTTGTGCTGCCTTACACAGGCG TGGGAACAGACCCTGTCCACTTTCTGTACAATTGAGTCCTCAGTGAAGACACGCCAGCACCACTGCTGCCAGAAGGAGGGCGGGGCCAGACTGAGCTGTTTCCATAGGGAAAGCCCAAACCCCACCTACCTGCCGACCACCCCCATACCTGAACCTGGCTTCACCTTTAACCCCAACACTTGTCAcaa GTCCCAGCCTGGTCTATGTGCTGCCAGAGGGGAGAAGCACAAGAAGAGCCCCCAAGCTACTCCCAGAGACTCTGACATCAGCTTCCCCCCTGGACGCCCCACTTCCGACAACATTGAATTGGTCTGCTGCCTACACAACCGCCGACCCCTCTCCACCACCAAGTACCTGCCACGTACAGGCTTTGGCTGGCTGGCCCGCCAATCAAAGGCTATGAACCGTCTGGAGAGAGGGTTCAAACACTGCTGTAAGGGACAGGAGGACGTGCTACCCTGTGCTGAGGGAAAG tGGCGTGAGGTGCTTGACAGGTTCTGTGAGGAAGAGCAGAAGGGGAGACTTCGCAACTCCTCGTGTTGTGATGTGGGAGAAGGTGAGGACAGGTACACCTGTTTCTCCTCCCGCGCCCCTCATCCAGACTATGACCAAAAGCTTGACTCTGCCGCACCACAGACTCACACCCTCGGACACATCTGTGAAACATACAAGATCATCAAgaa GTTCCCTTTGGATCTCCCTGTCCAGAACTTAGTGGGCCAATGCTGCTCCCtaccatcagaccagagaactgCATGTGTTCAGATACAG CTAGTGATGCTGTCGCAGAGACGCTGTCTTGAGGGGAAGCCCTCCTCTTCCGCTGTCTTGCAGAAGTCCtgcccttcctcctccttctcccaggaCTCCCCTATGTGCCTCTCCAGACTGCTCATGAATGCCATCACCAAGGCAACCAAGTCCCCACCCCTCAGAAAGAGGAAATTCCTCCTCACCTGA